AAGGCGCTGTCGCCTGGCGAAGCCGCACGAACCAGAGGGACCGGGACAGTGGGTGCCCCGGCCCCTCTTTCGTGTTCGCGGTGCGGTTCGGGCCCTTGCGGGTCAGGTCTGCGGGCGCAGGCCCGCGATGAGCAGGTCGGCGAAGTGGCGGCCGACGTCGTCGCCGGTGAGCTGCCCGCCCTGGCGGTACCAGGTGCCCAGGTGGTGCACGGAGCCGAAGAAGTAGTCCACGACCAGGTCGGCGGGTACGTCGGAGCGGAAGACCCCTTCGTTCTGCCCCTGCTCGACCATGGACCGGAAGAGCTCGTGGTACTTGCGGCGTTCGGCGCGCACGCTGCGCTGTTTCTCCGGAGCGAGCTGGTGCATGGACCGGAAGAAGATCTTGCTGTCGTCGAGATTGGCGATACTGGTGACGATGACGTCGCACGCGGCCGCGTGGACGCGCTCGGCGACGGGAACGTCGCGGGAGGAGATCTCCACGAGGTGCTCGGTCTGCATGCGCAGGACGCGGCCGTAGATCTCGTAGAGCAGGTCGTCCTTGGACCCGAAGTAGTGGTACATGGCGCCCTTGGTGACCCCGGCGGCAGCCACGACCTCCTGTACCGAGGTGCTCTCGAAACCCCGCTCAGCGAAGAGCCGCGTCGCGGCGCGCAAGAGGCGTTCGGGCACCGAACCGCGCCCGGCTTCGGCTTCGGCCGTCCGCTGTCCTCGTGCCATGTCCTGCCTCACCTCGTGCCCCCGTTCCCGGTGGCGAGTCGACTACCGATCAGACCAGCATACCGACCGGATGGTACCCCGTGCGTGCACGCGAGGGTTCCCGAGGGGGTTCAGGGCGGGGCGAGGCGGTCGAATCCAGGTGGCCGCCTCCGACCGCCGATCGCCCCCGCCGCCCGGTTGGTCACTCCAGGAACTGGGCGGCGAACTCGGCCGAGGGGGCGATCGGGGTGATGACGTCCACGAGGGCCCCGGCGGGGTCGGCCACGATGAAGTGCCGCTGGCCGAAGTCCTCACTGCGCAGTTCGAGCACGGGGGTCAGACCGCCCTCGACCACGAGGCGCTGCCACTCGGCGTCCGCGTCGGCCACCTCGAAGTTGAGCAGCACCCCCTGGGCGGAGGAGGCACGAAAGCCCTCGGGCAGGGTCGGGTGGCCCGCCTCCAGCAGGGCGAGTTCGTGATCGGGCGGGCCGGGACGGCGCAGGCTGACGTACCAGTCGCTGACGAAGACGTCCTCGAAGCCGAACCAGTGCCGGTAGAAAGCGTGGCTCTCCGACAACCGGGGCGTGCACAGGACGGGGTAGAAGCCGCTGAGTTTCATGAGCACCTTTCATGTACCACTTTCACATACCAACGGTATGTCGAGTTACGCTATTCACGTACCATCGGTATGTCAAGAGGAGGGGCGTTGCCCAAGGACACCGGGGCCCGAGCCGAGCAGCGGGCCCGCACCAGGAGCACCCTGATCCGACAGGGCCGCCGCCTGTTCACCGAGCACGGCTACGGCGGGGTGGGACTGGCCGAGATCGTGGCAGCCGCCGAGGTCACCAAGGGTGCGCTCTACCACCACTTCGACGGCAAGGCCGCCCTGTTCCGCGCCGTCCTGGAACAGGTCCAGCAGGAGGTGGGCGAGGCGGTGGCCGAGGCCGCCGGGGCCCGCACGGACCCCTGGGAGCAGCTGACGGCCGGGTGCAGGGCCTTCCTCAACGCCAGCACCGCCCCGGACGTGCGCCGGATCATGCTGGTGGACGGCCCCGCCGTCCTGGGATGGCGTGAATGGCGCGCGCTCGACGAGGCCTCCTCCGCCCGCCACCTGGGCGAGGCGCTCACCTCACTGGTCGACGCGGGGGTCCTCGCCCCTCAGCCGGTCACCCCGTTGGCCCACCTGCTCTCCGGCGCCATGAACGAGGCCGCGCTCTGGCTCGCCGACGCGGGGGGCGCGCAGGACGGTGAGCAGGCTCTGGAGGACGTGTGGTCGGCACTGTCCCGCCTCCTGGAGTCCCTGCGCGACCGGGACAACTGACGCCGGGGCCGTCACCGCAGGCGATATCGTGGCCCCCATGGCGCAGGGAGTGAAGGGGGAGCAGGCGTTGGACGCGGGTGCGGTGGACAGGGCCGGGGACGGGGACAGGGACGGCACGCAAGCCTTCCGCGACGACTTCGTCGGGCGCTTCGCCGCCTACTGGCAGTCCCAGGGACGCCCCAAGGCCGAGGGGCGGATCGTGGGGTTCCTGCTGGTCGCCGACCAGGACGCGGTCAGCGCCGAGGAGGTCGCCGAGGGTGCCGGGGTCAGCCGCGGCTCGGTCTCCCAGTCGGTGCGCCGACTGCGCGAGCTGGGCTTCGTGACCCTGGTCGAGGTGCCCGACAGCCGCTCCCGGCTGATCAGCATGGACGAGGACGTGTGGGGCGGCTTCCTGCGCAACGAACGCTCCTACCTGCGCCAACAGCGTGACCTGGCCGCCTCCGCCCTGGAGCGCCTACCCGACCTCGGAGAGTCCTCCCGCACCCGGCTGCACAACATGTACGACTACATGACCTGGCTGGACGGCTACCACGACGTTCTCCTGGAGCACTGGGAGGAGTACAAGGCGGCCCGCCCCCACAGGGGCCCGCGGAACCGGCCGGAAGGCCCACCGGACCGACAAGCCCCACGGGGCTAGGGTTGTCCGGCGTACACCCCGTTGCTGAGGAGCCCCCGATGGCGAACACCGACCCCCAGACCGCCCGTGAGATCAACCCCGAGGTCCCCCACTCCGCGCGGGTGTGGAACTACTGGCTCGGCGGCAAGGACAACTACCCCGCCGACCGCGCGGTGGGTGACCAGGTCAAGCAGGTCTTCCCGGACATCGTCGAGATCGCCCGCCTCCAGCGCGCGTTCCTCGGGCGGGCCGTCACCTACCTCGTCGAGGAGGCGGGCATCCGCCAGTTCCTGGACGTCGGCACCGGTCTGCCCACCGCCGACAACACCCACGAGGTGGCGCAGCGGGCGGCTCCCGAAGCTCGGGTGGTCTACGTGGACAACGACCCGCTCGTCCTCGCCCACGCCCGGGCGCTGCTGACCAGCACCCCCGAGGGCGTGACCGAGTACGTCGATGCCGACTTCCGCGAGCCCGAGCGGGTTCTGGCCCAGGCCCGGCTCACTCTGGACTTCGACCAGCCCGTCGCGCTGATCCTCATGGGCATCGTGGGGCACCTGCCCGACCACAGGACCGCGCGCGGCATCATCACCGCCCTGCTCGCGGAACTGCCCTCCGGCAGCTACCTGGTGCTGGCCGACGGCACCGACACGGACCCCTCCTCCGTGGAGGCGCACCGCCAGTACAACGAGAACGCCCCGCTGCCCTACAACCTGCGCCCCCCGCAGGAGATCCGTTCGTTCTTCGACGGCCTGGAGCCGGTGGAGCCGGGCATCGTGGCCTGCACTCTCTGGCGGCCCGCCCCGGTGGACGTGGGCGTCGACCGTGAAATCGCGGAGCTGTGCGCGGTGGCCCGCAAGCCCTGACCCGAATCCGGCTCGGCGCGGTTCAGCTCAGGGCGCGCTCGTGCGGGATGACCAACGGGGTGCCGGTCCGGGGGTCGGGGACCACGTCGCAGGCCAGGCCGAAGACCGCCGCCACCCGTTCGGCCGTCACGACCTCCTCGGGTGTGCCGTCGGCGACCACCGCTCCCCGGTCCATCATCACCAGGCGGGTGGCGAACCGGGCCGCCTGGGCGAGGTCGTGCAGGACCGCGACCACGGTGCGCCCGTGCCGGTGCAGGTCGGCGAAGAGCTCCAGCAGGTCGTACTGGTGGGCGATGTCCAGGTAGGTGGTCGGCTCGTCCAACAGCAGGGTGTCACTGTCCTGGGCCAGGACCATGGCCACCCAGGCGCGCTGGCGCTGGCCGCCGGAGAGCGAACCCACCTGGGCGTCGGCGAGGTCGCTGAGCCCGGTGAGTTCCAGGGCGCGGGCGATGACCGTCTCGTCCTGCGGGCTCCACTGCTTGAGCAGGGTGTGGTGGGGGAAGCGGCCGCGCGCCGCCAGGGCGCGGACGGTGATGCCCTCGGGTGCGAGAGGGCTCTGTGGGAGCAGGGCCAGCTGGCGGGCGACCGCTTTGGGACGCTGCGCGCGGATGTCGCGGCCGTGCAGGAGAACTTTTCCTGATTCGGGTTTGTTCACTCGGCCGAGTGCCTTGAGCAGGGTGGACTTTCCGCAGCCGTTGGGGCCGACGATGACGGTGAACTCGCCTTCGGACACGGTGAGATCGAGGTCGCGCACGACCGGGTCGGCACCGTATCCCAGGGTGAGACCCTTCGCGGTCAGCACCGGTGTGCTCGTACTGCTCACAGTTTTCCCCTTCGCCATTCACGGATGAGCAGGTAGCCCAGGTAGACGCCGCCGATCGCCAGGGTGAAGACGCCGACCGGCAGGCCCTCGCCGATCGGCGCGTGCTGCACGGCCAGGTCGGCCGCGACCAGCAGGAACGCCCCCACCAGGGCGGACAGAACCAGGTTGGGGCCGGGAGCGCCGCTCATCCTGCGGGCGATCTGCGGGGCGGTGAGGGAGATGAAGGCGATGGGTCCGGCCACGCTCACCGCCGCCGCGGACAGGACCACCGAGAGCACGACCGCGGCGGTGCGGTTGGCCGAGGCGCGGGCACCGAGGGAGTCGGCGAGTTCGTCGCCCATCTCGTTGAGGGTGATCGGCCCGGCCAGGGCCAGGACGAACGGCACCGCGAGCGCCAGGGTGAGCCAGATGGTGGTCGCGTGGTCCCAGGAACGGGCGCCCAGACTGCCGTTGACATAGGAGGCCAGCACGCTGGCCTGGTCGCGGGCCATCACCGAGACCACGAAGTGGGTGAAGGCCTGGGCCATGGCGGCCACGCCGATCCCCGCGACGATCAGCCGCCCGGGGTTGCGCAGCCCGGTGCCGGTCACCGAGGCCACGACCACGATGGCCAGGGTGGCCCCGGCCAGCGCTCCGACCGGCACGGGGACGACGCCGGGGAGCATGAGCGCGGCGAAGGCGGCCCCGGCACCGGCACCCGCGCCGAGTCCGATCACGTCGGGGCTGCCCAGCGGGTTGCGGGTCACGGACTGGAAGAGCGCACCGGCCAGGCCGAGGGCGATGCCGGTGCCCACGGCGACGGCCAGCCGGGGACCGCGCAGGCGTTCGAGGGCGAACAGGTGGGTGGCCTCGCCCTGACCGGTGAGGAGGGAGGGCAGCTGGGTGAGCGGTACGCCGAGACGGCCCAGGCTCAGGGTGGCGGCGGCCGCCGCGAGCAGGATGACCAGCAGCACGAGGCCGACCACGACCGAGCGCGGGTGCACCGGCAGGGCGATGTGGCGACCCAGCCGCAGGGCGGGGGAAGAGGGGCGCGGCTCCGCCCCGGACGCGGATTCGGAAAGCTGTTCCGAACCCGGGGTCCCCGCACGGGTTCGGGTCTGGTGGTTCACGAGCTCGCCCTCATCTTCCGGACCACGTACAACAGGACGGGCGCGCCCACGAAGGCCGTGACCACACCGACCATGAGTTCCATGGGGCGCACCAGGGTGCGGCCCAGCACGTCGGAGAGCAGCAGCAGGGTGGGGCCGACCAGGAGGGCGAAGGGCACCTGGTGGCGGAAGTCCACCCCGACCAGGCCGCGCACCACGTGCGGGACGGCCAGGCCGACGAAGGCGACGGGGCCTGCCGCGGCGGTGGCCCCGGCGGCGAGCAGGGTGCCCGCGACCAAGCCGCCCGAGCGCGCCCAGAGGACGTTGGCACCGGTGGCCACCGCTGCTTCCTCCCCCAGGGCCAGGGCGTTGAGCGGACCCATGACCAGGAAGGCGAGCAGGACGCCCAGGCCGATGACGGGCAGGACCGAGAGGATCACGTCGTATCCGCGTCCGGCCAGGGAGCCCACCACCCAGTAGCGGTAGCTGTCGAAGACGTCGGGCATGCTCAGCGTGATGGCCTGCACGTAGGCGTGCAGTACCGCCGAGACCACGGCCCCGGCCAGAACCAGGCGGACCATGCCGCCGTCGCCGCCGCGGGTGCCCACCGTGTAGGCGGCCAGCCCGGCCAGGAGGGCGCCGGGCAGCGCCCACCAGACGGTGGCCGTGGTCGAGGCGGGGCCGAGCAGGGCTGTGGCGGTGACCACGGCGGCGGCCGCGCCCGCGTTGACGCCGAGCAGCCCCGGGTCGGCCAGCGGGTTGCGGGTCACACCCTGCATGAGGGTTCCGGCCAGGGCCAGTGCGGCCCCGGCCACGATCCCCAGGAGGGTGCGGGGCACGCGGCTCTCCACCACCGTGGTGGTGTAGGGGTCCGCCTCGCCGAGGAGCACCTGCCACACCTCGACGGGCGAGGTGGGTTTGCTGCCCGCGACGAGGCTGAGCAGGACCGCCCCGGCCAGGGCCGCCGCGCCCAGGCCCAGTACGAGCAGCGCGCGGACGGGCCTGGCCCGGGGCGGAGCCGTGTTTGTCTGCACGATCGCCTTGTCCGGGGGGGGTTAGTCGTCGAGCTTCTGGGCGGCCTCTTCGATGAGGGGCACGTAGCGCTCCAGGGCCCAGGGGACGGTGAGCGGATTGATGATGGAGGAGGCGGTGACGAAGGAGTTGTCGTCGCTGGCGACCACGGCGCCGTTCCCGATCGCGGGGATGGCCTGGTAGAGATCCTGCGACTCGATCTCGGCGCGGTTCTCCTCGTCGCTGTAGAAGGTGAAGATCAGGTCGCTGTCGGAGAGCTGGTCTGCGTTCTCCAGTCCGATGAGGGCGGAGTCGGTGCCCTCGGTCTCGGGGAAGGTCTCCACGACCGGGTCGACCCGCAGGCCCAGACCTCGCACCATGGCCACGCGCTGCTCGTCGGGCAGGAAGACGCCGAGGGTGCCCGGTCCGGTGTTGTAGACGTAGGAGAAGGTGAGGTCGGCGAACTCGGGGTTCTGGGCGGCGGCCTCCTCGAAGCGCTCCTCGACCCCGGTGATGAGCTCCTCGGCCTCTTCGGGCTGGCCGAGCGCCTGGCCGATGATCTCGATCTGCTCGTCCCAGTCCGTGCTCCATGCCAGGTCCGGGTAGGCGACGGTGGGGGCGATGTCGGTGAGGATGTCGTACTGCTCCTGGGTCACCCCGGACCAGGGGGCGAGGATGACGTCGGGGGCGAGTTCGATGATCGCCTCGAAGTCGATGTCGTCGGCCCCGGCGAACTGCTCGGGCAGTTCCTCACCGGCCTCGGTGACGGCCTCGTGGATCCAGGGGAGGTAGCCGGTGTCGTCGCTGCCCCACTCGTAGCTCTCGATGCCAACGGGCACCGTGCCCAGCGCGATGGCGGTCTCGGCGGAGCCCTGGCCGAGGGTGACCACGCGCTCGGGGCGCTCGGGGATCTCCGCGGCGCCCAGGGCGCTCTCGATGCTGACGGGGAAGGCGCCGTCGGCGCTGCCGCCCGAGGGGGCGTCCTCGGCGCCGGAGCCGCAGGCGGCCAGGCCGAGGGCGAGGGCAGTGGTGAGTCCGATGCCGCCGACGCGGCGCGGGGTGGGATGCATGCTCACTGCTTTCTTCGTCACGGGGAGCGGCCGCACCCTTGCGGGCGGGCCGGTTGCGCGCAGGGGGATCCCTCGGAGGAGGGCAGCACGGAGGGACCGCAAAACGGGAGGACCCCGACTTCAACGAAGGTTAGTCTAACCTCACTTCGAGTCATTTCAAAAAAACTGAACCGGGAGGGGCGTTCCCTCCCGGTTCGGGGCCGCGTGCCTGCTTCCCCCTCCCCGCGCCCGGGCGTGGCGGCGTGGACCAGCGGCGCGACGCCCACGCCCCCGGCGGA
This DNA window, taken from Nocardiopsis exhalans, encodes the following:
- a CDS encoding TetR/AcrR family transcriptional regulator; amino-acid sequence: MARGQRTAEAEAGRGSVPERLLRAATRLFAERGFESTSVQEVVAAAGVTKGAMYHYFGSKDDLLYEIYGRVLRMQTEHLVEISSRDVPVAERVHAAACDVIVTSIANLDDSKIFFRSMHQLAPEKQRSVRAERRKYHELFRSMVEQGQNEGVFRSDVPADLVVDYFFGSVHHLGTWYRQGGQLTGDDVGRHFADLLIAGLRPQT
- a CDS encoding VOC family protein, with the protein product MKLSGFYPVLCTPRLSESHAFYRHWFGFEDVFVSDWYVSLRRPGPPDHELALLEAGHPTLPEGFRASSAQGVLLNFEVADADAEWQRLVVEGGLTPVLELRSEDFGQRHFIVADPAGALVDVITPIAPSAEFAAQFLE
- a CDS encoding TetR/AcrR family transcriptional regulator, translating into MSRGGALPKDTGARAEQRARTRSTLIRQGRRLFTEHGYGGVGLAEIVAAAEVTKGALYHHFDGKAALFRAVLEQVQQEVGEAVAEAAGARTDPWEQLTAGCRAFLNASTAPDVRRIMLVDGPAVLGWREWRALDEASSARHLGEALTSLVDAGVLAPQPVTPLAHLLSGAMNEAALWLADAGGAQDGEQALEDVWSALSRLLESLRDRDN
- a CDS encoding GbsR/MarR family transcriptional regulator, with the protein product MAQGVKGEQALDAGAVDRAGDGDRDGTQAFRDDFVGRFAAYWQSQGRPKAEGRIVGFLLVADQDAVSAEEVAEGAGVSRGSVSQSVRRLRELGFVTLVEVPDSRSRLISMDEDVWGGFLRNERSYLRQQRDLAASALERLPDLGESSRTRLHNMYDYMTWLDGYHDVLLEHWEEYKAARPHRGPRNRPEGPPDRQAPRG
- a CDS encoding SAM-dependent methyltransferase, with the protein product MANTDPQTAREINPEVPHSARVWNYWLGGKDNYPADRAVGDQVKQVFPDIVEIARLQRAFLGRAVTYLVEEAGIRQFLDVGTGLPTADNTHEVAQRAAPEARVVYVDNDPLVLAHARALLTSTPEGVTEYVDADFREPERVLAQARLTLDFDQPVALILMGIVGHLPDHRTARGIITALLAELPSGSYLVLADGTDTDPSSVEAHRQYNENAPLPYNLRPPQEIRSFFDGLEPVEPGIVACTLWRPAPVDVGVDREIAELCAVARKP
- a CDS encoding ABC transporter ATP-binding protein, translating into MAKGKTVSSTSTPVLTAKGLTLGYGADPVVRDLDLTVSEGEFTVIVGPNGCGKSTLLKALGRVNKPESGKVLLHGRDIRAQRPKAVARQLALLPQSPLAPEGITVRALAARGRFPHHTLLKQWSPQDETVIARALELTGLSDLADAQVGSLSGGQRQRAWVAMVLAQDSDTLLLDEPTTYLDIAHQYDLLELFADLHRHGRTVVAVLHDLAQAARFATRLVMMDRGAVVADGTPEEVVTAERVAAVFGLACDVVPDPRTGTPLVIPHERALS
- a CDS encoding FecCD family ABC transporter permease, translated to MNHQTRTRAGTPGSEQLSESASGAEPRPSSPALRLGRHIALPVHPRSVVVGLVLLVILLAAAAATLSLGRLGVPLTQLPSLLTGQGEATHLFALERLRGPRLAVAVGTGIALGLAGALFQSVTRNPLGSPDVIGLGAGAGAGAAFAALMLPGVVPVPVGALAGATLAIVVVASVTGTGLRNPGRLIVAGIGVAAMAQAFTHFVVSVMARDQASVLASYVNGSLGARSWDHATTIWLTLALAVPFVLALAGPITLNEMGDELADSLGARASANRTAAVVLSVVLSAAAVSVAGPIAFISLTAPQIARRMSGAPGPNLVLSALVGAFLLVAADLAVQHAPIGEGLPVGVFTLAIGGVYLGYLLIREWRRGKL
- a CDS encoding FecCD family ABC transporter permease; amino-acid sequence: MQTNTAPPRARPVRALLVLGLGAAALAGAVLLSLVAGSKPTSPVEVWQVLLGEADPYTTTVVESRVPRTLLGIVAGAALALAGTLMQGVTRNPLADPGLLGVNAGAAAAVVTATALLGPASTTATVWWALPGALLAGLAAYTVGTRGGDGGMVRLVLAGAVVSAVLHAYVQAITLSMPDVFDSYRYWVVGSLAGRGYDVILSVLPVIGLGVLLAFLVMGPLNALALGEEAAVATGANVLWARSGGLVAGTLLAAGATAAAGPVAFVGLAVPHVVRGLVGVDFRHQVPFALLVGPTLLLLSDVLGRTLVRPMELMVGVVTAFVGAPVLLYVVRKMRASS
- a CDS encoding iron-siderophore ABC transporter substrate-binding protein, translating into MHPTPRRVGGIGLTTALALGLAACGSGAEDAPSGGSADGAFPVSIESALGAAEIPERPERVVTLGQGSAETAIALGTVPVGIESYEWGSDDTGYLPWIHEAVTEAGEELPEQFAGADDIDFEAIIELAPDVILAPWSGVTQEQYDILTDIAPTVAYPDLAWSTDWDEQIEIIGQALGQPEEAEELITGVEERFEEAAAQNPEFADLTFSYVYNTGPGTLGVFLPDEQRVAMVRGLGLRVDPVVETFPETEGTDSALIGLENADQLSDSDLIFTFYSDEENRAEIESQDLYQAIPAIGNGAVVASDDNSFVTASSIINPLTVPWALERYVPLIEEAAQKLDD